A single genomic interval of Lacrimispora sphenoides JCM 1415 harbors:
- a CDS encoding IreB family regulatory phosphoprotein: protein MGDIHNTQFFKAVQENKLNVSQVLEQVYIALNEKGYNPVNQIVGYIMSGDPTYITSHKNARSLIMKVERDEILEELMGVYIDTKLK, encoded by the coding sequence ATGGGCGATATTCATAATACGCAATTTTTCAAGGCAGTGCAGGAAAATAAACTGAATGTAAGCCAGGTGCTGGAACAGGTTTATATTGCCCTTAATGAAAAGGGCTATAATCCTGTTAACCAGATCGTGGGCTATATTATGTCAGGAGATCCTACTTATATTACCAGCCATAAGAACGCAAGAAGTCTTATCATGAAAGTTGAGCGGGATGAGATTCTGGAAGAACTTATGGGAGTATATATTGATACGAAGTTGAAATAA
- the ruvX gene encoding Holliday junction resolvase RuvX: MRIMGLDYGSKTVGVAVSDLLGITAHGVETITREDENKLRKTCARIEELIREYEIEAIVLGYPKNMNNTAGDRAEKTEQFKEMLERRTGLTVILWDERLTTVASERILQESGVRREHRKAVIDKVAAGLILQGYLDSLKQETGNEQ, encoded by the coding sequence ATGAGGATTATGGGGCTTGATTACGGTTCTAAAACTGTAGGAGTTGCAGTTTCCGACTTACTTGGTATAACCGCCCATGGAGTGGAGACAATTACGAGAGAAGACGAAAATAAACTGAGAAAGACCTGTGCCCGGATTGAGGAACTGATTCGGGAATATGAGATTGAAGCCATAGTCCTTGGCTATCCGAAAAATATGAATAATACGGCCGGTGACCGGGCCGAGAAAACGGAACAGTTTAAAGAGATGCTGGAGAGGCGGACTGGACTTACCGTCATTCTATGGGATGAACGGCTTACAACCGTTGCATCGGAGAGAATATTACAGGAAAGCGGTGTAAGACGAGAACACCGCAAGGCAGTCATTGATAAGGTGGCGGCAGGGCTGATCCTGCAGGGCTATCTGGACAGCTTAAAGCAGGAGACAGGAAATGAACAGTGA
- a CDS encoding DUF1292 domain-containing protein encodes MNSDEKKITLTTDSGEHVEFYVLEETRINGMNYLLVTDAADDDDEGECYILKDLSKQEDSQALYEFVEDDNEIDYLFKIFSELLDGADVDIQI; translated from the coding sequence ATGAACAGTGATGAGAAGAAGATTACCCTGACAACGGATTCAGGGGAACACGTGGAGTTTTACGTTCTGGAGGAAACCAGAATTAATGGGATGAATTATCTGCTGGTAACTGATGCGGCAGATGACGATGACGAAGGGGAATGTTACATCTTAAAGGATTTGTCAAAGCAGGAAGACAGCCAGGCTTTGTATGAATTTGTAGAGGATGATAACGAAATAGATTATTTATTTAAGATATTTTCCGAACTGCTTGACGGAGCAGATGTGGATATCCAAATTTGA
- a CDS encoding Fur family transcriptional regulator, which produces MKQEIFKNMLREKGLKVTNQRMLVLELMAERPGQHLTAEEIYDLARQECPEIGLATIYRTVQVLVDLSVIDKVSFDDGFARYELGGLDRESRHHHHHAICNRCGNVFSFQGDLLDTLEQALLDRTGFLVTDHEVKLHGYCRECREAMEEEQDGKS; this is translated from the coding sequence ATGAAACAGGAAATATTTAAAAATATGCTTCGAGAGAAAGGACTCAAGGTGACCAACCAGCGCATGCTGGTACTGGAACTCATGGCAGAGCGCCCCGGGCAGCATCTGACTGCGGAAGAGATCTATGATCTGGCCAGGCAGGAGTGCCCGGAGATTGGGCTTGCCACGATTTACAGGACCGTGCAGGTACTTGTGGATCTATCTGTGATTGACAAGGTCAGTTTTGATGATGGATTCGCCCGCTATGAATTAGGGGGCTTGGATCGTGAGTCCAGACATCACCACCACCACGCAATTTGCAACCGATGCGGAAACGTATTTTCCTTCCAAGGCGATTTACTGGATACGCTGGAGCAGGCCCTTCTTGACAGGACAGGTTTTCTTGTGACCGATCATGAAGTGAAGCTGCACGGGTATTGCAGGGAATGCCGGGAAGCAATGGAAGAAGAACAGGACGGAAAATCATAA
- a CDS encoding ribonuclease J yields MKKQDSNAKVKIIPLGGMEQIGMNITAFECEDSIIIVDCGLAFPTDDMLGIDLVIPDVSYLKQNIDKVKGFVITHGHEDHIGALPYILRDVNVPVYGTKLTIALIENKLKEHNLLKNTKRKVIKHGQSVNLGCFRIEFIKTNHSIADASALAIFSPAGVILHTGDFKIDYTPVFGEPADLERFAELGKKGVLALMCDSTNATRAGFTPSEKTVGKTFDNIFADHKNNRIIVATFASNVDRVQQVINSAAKYGRKVVVEGRSMVNVIGTASELGYINIPDGTLIEIDQLKNYPDEQTVLITTGSQGESMAALSRMASSTHKKISIKPTDVIILSSHPIPGNEKAVSKVINELSMKGAEVISDDTHVSGHACQEEIKLMYALVRPKYAIPVHGEYRHIMAQKNLVQAMGTPKENVIIMSSGDVVELGQESWKIVDHVQAGGILVDGLGVGDVGNIVLRDRQNLAQNGIIVVVLTLEKYSNQLLAGPDIVSRGFVYVRESEDLMEEARNIVNDAVADCLDRHVNDWGKIKNVIRDSLSDFLWKRMKRNPMILPIIMEV; encoded by the coding sequence TTGAAAAAACAAGACAGTAACGCGAAAGTTAAAATCATTCCTTTAGGCGGAATGGAGCAGATCGGTATGAATATCACTGCTTTTGAATGTGAAGACAGCATCATCATTGTGGACTGCGGACTTGCATTCCCAACCGATGATATGTTAGGAATCGATCTGGTGATACCGGATGTCTCTTACTTAAAACAGAACATTGATAAAGTAAAGGGATTTGTTATCACCCATGGCCACGAGGACCATATCGGCGCTCTTCCCTACATTTTAAGGGATGTCAATGTGCCGGTATATGGAACAAAGCTTACCATTGCCCTGATCGAGAACAAGCTGAAAGAACATAATTTATTAAAAAACACCAAGAGAAAGGTGATCAAGCACGGACAATCCGTTAATTTAGGCTGTTTCCGTATCGAATTTATCAAGACCAACCACAGCATCGCCGATGCCTCCGCCCTTGCCATTTTTTCTCCGGCCGGCGTGATTCTGCATACAGGCGATTTTAAGATTGACTATACTCCCGTATTCGGGGAACCGGCTGATTTGGAGCGTTTTGCCGAGCTGGGCAAAAAGGGCGTTCTGGCCCTGATGTGTGACAGCACCAATGCGACGAGAGCAGGGTTTACTCCCTCGGAAAAGACCGTGGGAAAAACCTTTGATAACATTTTTGCAGACCATAAGAATAACCGCATCATTGTAGCCACCTTTGCTTCAAACGTGGACAGGGTACAGCAGGTCATCAATTCCGCAGCCAAGTATGGCCGCAAAGTAGTGGTTGAGGGCCGCAGCATGGTCAATGTGATTGGCACGGCCAGTGAGCTTGGCTATATTAATATTCCGGATGGAACTCTCATTGAAATTGACCAGTTAAAGAATTATCCCGATGAGCAGACGGTGCTCATCACCACCGGAAGTCAGGGAGAATCCATGGCAGCACTTTCCCGAATGGCAAGCAGCACCCATAAAAAGATTTCCATTAAGCCAACCGATGTAATAATTTTAAGTTCCCATCCGATCCCTGGCAATGAAAAGGCTGTTTCCAAGGTTATAAACGAGCTTTCCATGAAGGGAGCAGAGGTCATCAGCGATGACACTCATGTATCAGGACATGCATGCCAGGAGGAAATCAAGCTGATGTATGCTCTGGTCCGTCCCAAATACGCCATCCCGGTTCACGGTGAATACCGTCATATCATGGCCCAGAAGAATCTGGTTCAGGCGATGGGAACCCCTAAGGAGAATGTGATTATCATGTCCTCCGGTGATGTGGTGGAGCTGGGACAGGAATCCTGGAAGATCGTGGACCATGTGCAGGCAGGAGGAATCCTGGTAGATGGTCTTGGCGTCGGAGATGTAGGAAATATCGTTTTAAGAGACAGGCAGAACCTGGCACAGAACGGAATTATCGTGGTGGTTCTGACCCTGGAGAAATATTCCAATCAGCTTTTGGCAGGTCCGGATATTGTATCCAGAGGATTTGTTTATGTGCGTGAGTCTGAGGATTTAATGGAGGAGGCAAGGAACATTGTCAATGACGCTGTTGCTGACTGCCTGGACCGCCATGTCAATGACTGGGGTAAGATTAAGAATGTGATACGGGATAGCTTAAGCGACTTTTTATGGAAGCGGATGAAACGGAATCCTATGATTCTGCCAATCATTATGGAAGTATAG
- a CDS encoding endolytic transglycosylase MltG translates to MPCKAGENNERKQDMSRATKEINKITGAVIAISSRLIILALVILLLYEGVTRGYEFGHEIFYASAMEAEPGRDKEITINKGTSVSQAAKILKDSGLISNEYSFIIQAEFFDYKVKPGDYTFNTSMTSKEILQIMNENTEEKEVKK, encoded by the coding sequence ATGCCCTGCAAGGCGGGCGAAAACAATGAAAGGAAGCAGGATATGAGCCGTGCGACGAAAGAGATTAATAAAATAACTGGAGCAGTCATTGCGATTTCAAGCAGGCTTATTATCCTTGCCCTGGTGATCCTTCTCCTTTATGAGGGAGTTACAAGAGGATATGAGTTCGGTCATGAGATATTCTATGCCTCTGCAATGGAAGCAGAGCCGGGACGTGACAAGGAGATAACCATTAACAAAGGAACTTCCGTGTCCCAGGCGGCAAAGATTTTAAAGGACAGTGGTTTGATATCCAATGAATATTCCTTTATCATACAGGCGGAGTTTTTTGATTATAAGGTAAAACCGGGAGACTATACCTTTAACACTTCCATGACCTCAAAGGAAATCCTTCAGATAATGAATGAGAATACAGAGGAAAAGGAAGTAAAAAAATGA
- a CDS encoding O-methyltransferase: MIVNDRITDYIKSLETDRSPLLIKIGKKARQEGVPIIREETAAFLQTMTTAMRPKAILEVGTAVGYSTLLMAEAMPPDCHITTIEKYEKRIPEAKENFIEAGETKRITLLEGDAQEILKGLDRPFDLVFMDAAKGQYLLWLPRILELMAPGGMLISDNVLQDGDIIESRYAVERRNRTIHGRMREYLYELKHSERLTTTIVPIGDGITVSILI; this comes from the coding sequence ATGATTGTAAACGACAGGATAACGGATTATATAAAGTCTCTGGAAACAGACAGAAGCCCGCTCCTTATAAAGATCGGAAAAAAGGCGAGACAGGAAGGTGTCCCGATCATCAGGGAAGAAACTGCCGCTTTTCTGCAGACAATGACTACCGCCATGAGGCCAAAGGCCATACTGGAGGTGGGGACGGCGGTGGGTTACTCTACTCTTTTAATGGCCGAGGCTATGCCGCCTGACTGCCATATCACCACCATAGAAAAATATGAAAAAAGGATTCCAGAGGCCAAAGAAAATTTTATAGAGGCCGGAGAGACAAAGCGGATCACCTTGCTAGAAGGAGATGCGCAGGAGATATTAAAGGGGCTTGACCGCCCCTTTGACCTTGTTTTCATGGATGCGGCCAAGGGGCAGTATCTTTTGTGGCTGCCAAGGATTTTAGAGCTTATGGCTCCAGGAGGGATGTTGATTTCCGATAATGTCCTTCAGGATGGGGATATCATAGAATCCCGCTATGCGGTGGAGCGCCGGAACCGGACCATTCACGGGCGGATGCGGGAATACTTATATGAGCTTAAGCATTCTGAACGGCTTACAACGACCATTGTACCAATCGGCGATGGGATTACCGTCAGCATTCTGATCTAA
- a CDS encoding peptidase U32 family protein has protein sequence MRKTELLIPAGSLEVLKTAVVYGADAVYIGGEAFGLRAKAKNFTMEEIREGIVFAHERGVKVYVTANILAHNDDLTGVEEYFKELKETGLDALIISDPGVFAIAKRIMPDLEIHISTQANNTNYGTYLFWHQLGAKRVVSARELSLAEIKEIRSQIPEDMEIESFIHGAMCISYSGRCLLSNFMTGRDANQGACTHPCRWKYSIVEEQRPGEYMPVYENERGTYIFNSKDLCMIEHIPEMMDAGIDSFKIEGRMKTALYVATVARTYRKAIDDYNKDPEIYRANMEWYRSEIGKCTYREFTTGFYFSKPDSTTQIYDNNTYVKNYTYLGTIDAVDERGFARTTQKNKFSVGDTIEVMKPDGRNLEVLVKAIYDEEGNSQESAPHSKQVLYLELEGDVPQEYDILRCKA, from the coding sequence ATGAGAAAGACCGAACTTTTGATTCCGGCAGGCAGCCTGGAAGTACTTAAAACTGCGGTAGTTTACGGCGCAGACGCTGTCTACATCGGGGGAGAAGCCTTTGGCCTCCGCGCCAAGGCAAAGAATTTTACAATGGAAGAGATCCGGGAAGGAATTGTCTTTGCCCACGAAAGAGGGGTAAAGGTCTACGTCACGGCCAACATTCTGGCCCATAATGATGACTTGACCGGAGTTGAGGAATATTTTAAAGAATTAAAAGAAACAGGCCTTGATGCCTTGATCATCTCCGATCCGGGAGTATTTGCTATTGCAAAGCGAATCATGCCGGATCTGGAAATTCATATCAGCACTCAGGCAAACAACACCAATTACGGGACCTATCTGTTCTGGCACCAGCTTGGAGCCAAACGGGTCGTTTCCGCCAGGGAGCTTTCTTTGGCAGAGATTAAAGAAATACGCAGCCAGATTCCGGAAGACATGGAAATTGAAAGCTTCATCCATGGAGCGATGTGCATTTCCTATTCCGGGCGTTGTCTTTTAAGCAATTTTATGACAGGAAGAGATGCCAATCAGGGAGCCTGTACCCATCCATGCCGCTGGAAGTATTCCATCGTTGAGGAACAACGTCCCGGAGAATACATGCCAGTCTATGAAAATGAGCGGGGAACCTATATCTTCAATTCCAAGGATTTATGCATGATCGAACATATCCCGGAGATGATGGATGCAGGGATTGACAGCTTTAAGATCGAGGGCCGCATGAAAACCGCCCTTTATGTAGCCACTGTGGCCAGAACCTACCGGAAGGCCATTGATGATTATAACAAGGATCCTGAAATCTACCGGGCCAATATGGAGTGGTACCGCTCCGAAATCGGTAAATGCACTTACCGGGAATTTACCACCGGCTTTTATTTTAGCAAGCCTGATTCCACCACCCAGATCTATGACAACAATACTTATGTAAAAAACTATACGTATCTGGGAACCATTGACGCAGTGGATGAGAGAGGATTTGCCCGTACCACGCAGAAGAACAAGTTTTCCGTAGGAGACACCATTGAGGTGATGAAGCCTGATGGCAGGAACTTAGAAGTCCTTGTAAAAGCCATTTATGATGAAGAAGGAAATTCCCAGGAAAGCGCCCCTCATTCCAAGCAGGTGCTGTACTTAGAGCTTGAAGGGGACGTACCGCAGGAATACGATATTTTGCGCTGCAAAGCCTGA
- a CDS encoding helix-turn-helix transcriptional regulator, translating into MAAFAGFSKYHFSRIFKAHYQTSLPEYITSVRISKAKELLENPDLSIMDVALQSGFLSLSSFNRIFKQRNNCTPSQFRKMFDYFPA; encoded by the coding sequence ATAGCTGCCTTTGCAGGCTTCAGCAAATACCATTTTTCCAGAATCTTTAAGGCCCACTACCAGACCTCCCTGCCGGAGTACATCACTTCCGTCCGTATTTCCAAGGCCAAGGAGCTGTTGGAAAATCCGGATTTATCCATTATGGACGTTGCCCTCCAGTCTGGATTTTTAAGCTTATCATCCTTTAACCGGATCTTTAAGCAGAGAAACAACTGCACTCCTTCCCAGTTTCGGAAAATGTTCGACTATTTTCCGGCCTGA
- a CDS encoding citrate transporter — protein MLDIITGILLLLVFVGLVVYCMKGGNLLIGFIATAVLWCIIGRVPINEVVSDVFQKPLDDYGKTIAIIIFGAWFGRILVDTGIAGYIIKKTVEFAGDRPLVTTLLLCITCNLLFTSVFGVGSVMAIGMIVLPILFSMGVEKRAALGAYMLSVAGGMYLNIAYVSQFEKVFGEEVASYNDNYIRFALMATAIHMVIMIAFVVYHHFKSSKRGRRRAWEAGVQDSYEERPLGWYCFIVPFVPIAMVGIFKWQPVPAFLLGSFVGLLFTRNLRTYKTAVDKTQKTLYDGVADSGLLIGMLYSVNIFQGAATKVVPYLQTLLGDVVPRSEIVVLAAFCILAPLALFRGPLMIWGSGIALYSILNATGAFNPHFLYAIFLIPPVAIVASACPTQSWTMWGLSYAKVEPKQYIKTNLPWAWASLIAIEILIYFTIGRMV, from the coding sequence ATGCTTGACATTATTACTGGCATATTGCTGCTGCTGGTCTTTGTGGGGCTGGTAGTGTACTGCATGAAAGGCGGAAATCTTCTGATCGGGTTTATCGCCACAGCCGTTTTGTGGTGTATCATTGGACGTGTGCCGATCAATGAGGTGGTAAGCGATGTATTCCAAAAGCCGTTAGATGATTATGGGAAGACCATAGCAATCATTATCTTTGGTGCATGGTTTGGGCGTATCCTGGTCGATACGGGAATTGCCGGCTATATCATTAAAAAGACTGTAGAATTTGCGGGTGACAGGCCCCTTGTAACTACATTATTACTATGCATTACCTGTAATCTGCTTTTTACCAGCGTTTTTGGTGTAGGTTCCGTTATGGCAATCGGTATGATCGTACTTCCCATTCTGTTTTCCATGGGAGTGGAAAAAAGAGCGGCTTTAGGCGCCTATATGCTGTCTGTTGCAGGCGGAATGTACTTAAATATTGCTTATGTAAGCCAGTTTGAGAAAGTATTCGGTGAAGAAGTGGCTTCCTATAATGACAACTACATTCGTTTTGCCCTGATGGCAACTGCCATTCACATGGTCATTATGATTGCATTTGTCGTGTACCATCATTTTAAAAGCAGTAAAAGGGGAAGAAGACGGGCCTGGGAGGCCGGTGTCCAGGATAGCTACGAGGAAAGACCTCTTGGCTGGTACTGCTTTATCGTACCCTTTGTACCCATTGCAATGGTAGGTATTTTTAAATGGCAGCCAGTTCCCGCCTTCCTGTTAGGAAGCTTTGTAGGTCTTTTATTTACACGGAATTTAAGAACTTACAAAACTGCTGTGGATAAGACCCAGAAGACGTTATATGATGGCGTTGCAGACAGCGGACTTCTGATCGGTATGCTTTACAGCGTAAATATTTTCCAGGGAGCTGCTACTAAGGTTGTTCCTTATCTTCAGACCTTGCTTGGAGATGTTGTTCCAAGATCCGAGATTGTGGTTCTGGCTGCATTCTGTATCCTGGCGCCTCTGGCACTGTTCCGCGGACCGTTAATGATCTGGGGTTCCGGTATTGCCCTGTATTCCATTTTAAATGCAACGGGAGCATTTAATCCACATTTCCTGTATGCTATTTTCTTAATCCCTCCGGTTGCTATTGTAGCAAGTGCGTGTCCAACTCAGTCCTGGACCATGTGGGGCTTAAGCTATGCAAAGGTAGAACCGAAACAGTACATAAAGACCAACCTGCCGTGGGCCTGGGCAAGCCTTATTGCCATTGAAATTCTTATTTACTTTACGATAGGAAGAATGGTTTAA
- a CDS encoding hydantoinase/oxoprolinase family protein has translation MSNRAIRIGIDVGGTHTKAVAIDNSTNEIVGKGSVMTTHHDENGVATGVVEAFKKCLSENDIKPEEVIFIAHSTTQATNALLEGDVAKVGVIGMSGGGLEAFFTKRQTKIKDIDLGTGKWINIDHSFMKTKDMTPDNVSSVIKKMADQGDKVIVASKAFGVDNMKEERMVAEIAEGQGIPCTVASDITKLYGLTTRTRTACLNASILPKMLDTANSTERSVRAAKVTVPLMIMRGDGGVMEINEMKKRPILTMLSGPAASVIGALMYLRASNGIYFEVGGTSTNIGVIKNGRPAVDYSIIGGHRTYVNSLDVRVLGVAGGSMIRAKKGAIVDVGPRSAHIANMGYACFTEPELFEGAELYYIKPRENDPSDYVAIRLKNGESVTITNTCAANVLGILEDGDYAMGNYESSCKAMQLLADEVGLSIEDTARAVLQKACDKIKPVIEDLIDKYKIEREQIVLVGAGGGAGTLLTFTANEMNFKYQIPVNAEVISSIGVALAMVREMVERTIPNPTAEDIAALKKEAKALAMNSGAVEDSIEVYVEIDEQAQKVTAIAMGSTEVKTTDLMKNCDEEEALQIAAESIGLEQSKMKMAGSNGSIFVVTAEKDGKTPVRMIDKKGFVKVQRSNGTVLVTTKSRLREDLKLAWDKASNFSSEVRINPDCYIAAESRVIDYSGIPALEQVSGLAGVELIDIKEDAEIILVLARNEL, from the coding sequence ATGAGCAACAGAGCAATAAGAATCGGCATTGATGTGGGCGGAACCCATACAAAGGCCGTAGCGATAGACAACAGCACAAACGAAATTGTAGGGAAAGGGTCGGTAATGACAACCCACCACGACGAAAACGGAGTGGCAACAGGTGTTGTGGAAGCATTTAAAAAATGTCTTTCTGAGAATGATATTAAACCGGAAGAAGTAATTTTTATTGCTCACAGCACCACTCAGGCTACCAATGCTTTGTTAGAAGGAGATGTGGCCAAAGTCGGAGTGATCGGAATGAGCGGCGGCGGTCTGGAGGCATTCTTTACAAAACGCCAGACAAAAATCAAGGATATTGATTTAGGCACCGGAAAGTGGATCAATATTGACCATAGTTTTATGAAAACCAAGGACATGACACCGGATAACGTATCTTCTGTGATCAAAAAGATGGCAGATCAGGGAGATAAGGTGATCGTAGCCAGCAAGGCATTTGGCGTAGATAATATGAAAGAAGAGCGCATGGTTGCAGAGATTGCGGAAGGCCAGGGAATCCCCTGTACCGTGGCTTCTGATATTACAAAACTCTATGGCCTGACAACCCGCACCCGCACCGCCTGCCTCAATGCATCGATCCTGCCGAAAATGCTGGACACTGCCAATTCCACAGAACGAAGTGTACGTGCCGCAAAGGTAACGGTTCCCCTTATGATCATGCGCGGTGACGGCGGAGTCATGGAAATCAATGAAATGAAAAAGCGCCCTATCCTTACCATGCTCTCAGGTCCTGCGGCCAGCGTGATCGGAGCCCTTATGTATCTGAGGGCTTCCAACGGTATTTATTTTGAGGTTGGCGGAACCTCTACCAACATCGGGGTGATCAAAAACGGCCGTCCGGCAGTGGATTATTCCATTATCGGAGGACACAGAACCTATGTAAACAGCTTGGATGTCCGGGTGCTGGGTGTTGCCGGCGGAAGTATGATCCGTGCAAAAAAGGGTGCCATCGTTGATGTGGGTCCCCGTTCCGCCCATATTGCAAATATGGGATATGCGTGTTTCACAGAGCCGGAGCTGTTTGAAGGGGCAGAATTATATTACATCAAGCCTCGTGAAAATGATCCCAGTGACTATGTGGCGATCCGCTTAAAGAACGGCGAAAGCGTAACCATCACAAATACCTGCGCTGCCAATGTACTTGGAATTCTGGAAGACGGGGATTACGCAATGGGTAATTACGAATCCAGCTGCAAAGCCATGCAGCTTCTGGCTGATGAAGTAGGCTTGTCCATTGAAGATACGGCAAGAGCAGTTCTTCAGAAGGCTTGTGATAAAATCAAACCAGTCATTGAGGACCTGATCGATAAATATAAAATCGAAAGAGAACAGATCGTATTAGTTGGCGCCGGAGGCGGTGCCGGAACACTGTTGACCTTTACAGCCAATGAAATGAATTTTAAATACCAGATACCGGTAAATGCCGAGGTTATTTCTTCTATCGGTGTGGCACTGGCCATGGTAAGGGAAATGGTAGAGCGGACCATTCCCAATCCCACTGCGGAAGATATAGCAGCCCTTAAGAAAGAAGCGAAAGCTTTGGCCATGAACAGCGGTGCAGTGGAAGACAGCATTGAAGTCTATGTGGAAATTGATGAGCAGGCCCAGAAGGTTACGGCAATTGCAATGGGTTCTACGGAAGTTAAGACCACAGACTTAATGAAGAATTGTGATGAGGAAGAAGCGCTTCAAATCGCAGCAGAATCCATTGGCCTGGAACAGTCAAAGATGAAGATGGCCGGAAGCAATGGTTCTATCTTTGTAGTAACTGCAGAAAAAGACGGGAAGACTCCCGTGAGAATGATAGATAAAAAAGGCTTTGTGAAAGTACAAAGATCCAATGGTACGGTACTGGTAACAACGAAATCCAGGCTCCGTGAGGATTTAAAACTGGCTTGGGATAAGGCCAGCAATTTTTCAAGTGAAGTAAGGATCAATCCGGATTGCTATATTGCCGCAGAATCCAGGGTAATCGATTATTCCGGAATTCCGGCCCTGGAACAGGTATCCGGATTGGCCGGGGTTGAGCTTATTGATATAAAGGAAGATGCAGAAATCATCCTGGTCCTGGCCCGCAACGAGCTGTAA
- a CDS encoding GntR family transcriptional regulator, giving the protein MLELYKGTIASASGQEEASRQGESTDNNAYQLLREKILDLHLRPGINLSIRDICDLLNIGRTPVRDALIRLEQEDLVTLLPQRGTRVSKIDLDRVEQERFLRLAVEEEVMKLFMACHTPTDLVELQNNLMEQKAFAEMGNGDVRKFLHMDDEFHKIFYRVTDRLFSFQTINNVGGHFRRIRLLSCREAQNIKEIVAQHEEIILALQTRDTKELLYVLQKHLFKLDRDKKELIKKYPSLFKRNINEDYVNIPWTDDFFETFQSFL; this is encoded by the coding sequence ATGTTGGAATTATATAAAGGAACCATAGCTTCCGCCAGTGGCCAGGAGGAGGCTTCCCGTCAGGGAGAAAGCACAGATAACAATGCGTATCAGCTTCTTCGTGAGAAAATCCTGGATCTTCATTTAAGGCCGGGAATTAACTTAAGTATCAGGGATATTTGTGATTTATTAAACATTGGGCGAACTCCGGTCAGAGATGCGCTCATCAGGCTTGAACAGGAAGATCTGGTGACCCTTCTCCCTCAGAGAGGAACAAGGGTGTCCAAGATAGATTTAGATAGAGTGGAACAGGAACGTTTTCTAAGGCTTGCCGTTGAAGAGGAGGTTATGAAGCTGTTTATGGCATGCCATACACCTACGGACTTAGTGGAATTACAGAACAACCTGATGGAACAGAAAGCCTTTGCCGAGATGGGCAATGGGGATGTTAGGAAGTTTTTGCATATGGATGATGAGTTCCATAAAATATTTTACCGGGTAACAGACCGACTTTTCAGTTTTCAGACCATCAATAACGTTGGAGGCCATTTCAGGAGAATACGGCTGCTTAGCTGCCGGGAAGCGCAAAACATAAAAGAGATCGTTGCCCAGCATGAGGAGATTATACTCGCTCTGCAGACAAGGGATACCAAAGAATTGCTGTACGTGCTGCAAAAGCACCTTTTTAAATTGGACAGGGACAAAAAAGAGTTGATTAAAAAGTACCCCAGCCTGTTTAAGAGAAACATCAATGAAGATTACGTGAATATTCCATGGACCGATGATTTCTTTGAAACATTTCAGTCCTTTCTATAG